A single Sphingopyxis chilensis DNA region contains:
- the egtB gene encoding ergothioneine biosynthesis protein EgtB, which yields MASRTDASTRTDPIEALTGRFAATRRLSLDLAGTLSDADASAQSMPDASPAKWHLAHTTWFFETFILRDHVPGYRLFDERYPYLFNSYYEAEGPRHARPHRGLLTRPSLDEVRVWRAHVDAAVRDALPDLPPSALALVELGIHHEQQHQELLLTDLKHLFAQNPLGPAAWETPIAREVSQFSAMRWVKGAEGIAAAGHAGDGFAFDCEGPRHHVLLTPHALASRPVTNGEWQEFIADGGYRTPALWLSDGWAWVQSEGIEAPAYWRDGQNFTLAGWQGIDPAAPVTHISFFEADAFASWAGARLPTESEWETAAASFDPDGGQQLDAAGPAQPAPLADDTGLQQMFGSVWEWTGSAYRPYPGFRAAPGAVGEYNGKFMSGQFVLRGGSCATPRGHCRASYRNFFYPHQRWQFTGVRLAKDL from the coding sequence ATGGCCAGCCGCACCGATGCTTCGACCCGCACCGACCCGATCGAGGCGCTGACTGGGCGCTTCGCCGCGACGCGGCGCCTCTCGCTCGATCTCGCGGGCACGCTTTCGGATGCGGATGCGAGCGCGCAGTCGATGCCCGACGCCTCGCCCGCCAAATGGCACCTCGCGCACACGACCTGGTTCTTCGAAACCTTCATCCTGCGCGACCATGTGCCGGGCTATCGTCTTTTCGACGAGCGATACCCCTATCTTTTCAACTCTTATTATGAGGCCGAAGGGCCGCGCCACGCGCGCCCGCATCGCGGTCTGCTGACGCGCCCCTCGCTCGACGAGGTGCGCGTCTGGCGCGCGCATGTCGATGCGGCGGTGCGGGACGCGCTGCCCGATCTGCCGCCCTCGGCCCTCGCGCTTGTCGAACTCGGCATCCATCACGAGCAGCAGCATCAGGAATTGCTGCTCACCGACCTGAAGCATCTCTTCGCGCAAAACCCGCTCGGTCCGGCGGCGTGGGAAACGCCGATCGCGCGTGAAGTTTCGCAGTTTTCCGCGATGAGGTGGGTGAAGGGCGCCGAGGGCATTGCGGCGGCCGGCCATGCGGGCGACGGCTTCGCCTTCGACTGCGAGGGGCCGCGCCACCATGTGCTGCTCACCCCGCACGCGCTCGCCAGCCGCCCGGTGACGAACGGCGAATGGCAGGAATTCATCGCCGACGGCGGTTATCGCACGCCCGCGCTCTGGCTCAGCGACGGCTGGGCATGGGTGCAGTCCGAAGGCATCGAGGCGCCGGCCTATTGGCGGGACGGTCAGAATTTTACCCTCGCGGGCTGGCAGGGCATCGACCCCGCCGCGCCCGTGACCCACATCAGCTTTTTCGAGGCCGACGCCTTCGCGAGCTGGGCCGGTGCGCGCCTGCCGACGGAATCTGAATGGGAAACTGCCGCCGCGTCCTTCGACCCCGACGGCGGACAGCAACTCGACGCCGCGGGACCTGCCCAACCTGCGCCGCTCGCCGATGACACGGGCCTGCAACAGATGTTCGGCAGCGTCTGGGAATGGACCGGCAGCGCCTATCGCCCCTATCCGGGCTTCCGCGCCGCCCCCGGCGCGGTGGGCGAATATAATGGCAAATTCATGAGCGGCCAGTTCGTGCTCCGCGGCGGCAGCTGCGCGACCCCGCGCGGTCACTGCCGCGCCTCCTACCGCAACTTCTTTTACCCCCACCAGCGCTGGCAATTCACCGGCGTGCGGCTCGCAAAGGATCTTTGA
- the egtD gene encoding L-histidine N(alpha)-methyltransferase: protein MGVVRNLRQVSADDTGIDIAFRADVHAGLSQRPKAIPARWFYDTTGSALFEDITALPEYYPTRSETDLLTRHAADIASAIGPGRAVVELGSGSSTKTPLLLDAIDPAAYVPVDISGDFLRDSAEALAARFPGLAIYPVEADFTQRVDLPREICPLAKLGFFPGSTIGNMVARTAIDLLRNWRSALGDGALMLIGVDRIKDIGILERAYDDPAGVTAAFNLNLLERINSELGGDIAVENFSHRAVWNDVHARIEMHLVAACDMDFTVDGHSYHLAKGETIHSENSHKYGPRDANLLLRAGGWTPIATWDDADPAFALILAEATEFRSAP from the coding sequence ATGGGCGTTGTGCGCAATCTTCGTCAGGTTTCGGCCGACGACACCGGCATCGACATCGCCTTCCGCGCCGACGTCCACGCTGGCCTCTCGCAACGGCCGAAGGCGATTCCCGCGCGCTGGTTCTACGACACGACCGGCTCGGCGCTGTTCGAGGATATCACCGCGCTCCCCGAATATTATCCGACGCGCAGCGAAACCGACCTGCTGACGCGCCACGCCGCCGATATCGCATCGGCGATCGGCCCCGGCCGTGCGGTCGTCGAACTCGGTTCGGGCAGTTCGACCAAGACGCCGCTGCTCCTCGACGCGATCGACCCCGCCGCCTATGTGCCGGTCGATATTTCGGGCGATTTCCTCCGCGACAGCGCAGAGGCGCTCGCGGCGCGCTTCCCCGGACTCGCCATCTATCCGGTGGAGGCCGACTTTACCCAGCGCGTCGATTTGCCGCGCGAAATCTGCCCGCTTGCGAAGTTAGGCTTTTTCCCCGGCTCGACGATCGGCAACATGGTCGCGCGCACCGCGATCGACCTCCTGCGCAACTGGCGCAGCGCGCTCGGCGACGGGGCGCTGATGCTCATCGGCGTCGACCGGATCAAGGATATCGGCATCCTCGAACGCGCCTATGACGACCCGGCGGGGGTGACGGCTGCTTTCAATCTCAACCTCCTCGAACGGATCAACAGCGAACTCGGCGGCGATATCGCGGTGGAGAATTTCAGCCATCGCGCGGTGTGGAACGATGTCCACGCGCGTATCGAAATGCATCTCGTCGCCGCATGCGACATGGATTTCACCGTCGACGGCCACAGCTATCATTTGGCGAAGGGCGAGACGATCCACAGCGAGAACAGCCATAAATACGGGCCCCGCGACGCGAACCTGCTGCTCCGCGCCGGCGGCTGGACACCGATCGCGACCTGGGACGACGCCGACCCCGCCTTTGCCCTGATCCTGGCCGAAGCGACCGAGTTCCGCTCCGCCCCCTGA
- a CDS encoding 3-hydroxyacyl-CoA dehydrogenase NAD-binding domain-containing protein yields MIVGVIGAGQMGAGIAQVSAGAGHDVLLSDIDIARANAGKAGIAKALGRLVSKEKTTQADADALLGRITPVADHAAFAPADLVIEAATEREEIKRTIFASVGQHLSATAILASNTSSIPITRLAQAAPDPARFIGVHFFNPVPVMGLIELIRGLATSADTLAKVEAFGRGLGKEIVHANDAPGFIVNRVLMPMINEAVFALGEGVATMQDIDTGCRLGLNHPMGPITLADFIGLDTCLEIIRVLYSGTGDPKFRPAPLLVQYVDAGWVGKKAGRGFYDWSGPEPLPTR; encoded by the coding sequence ATGATCGTCGGCGTTATCGGGGCGGGGCAAATGGGTGCGGGCATCGCGCAGGTGTCGGCGGGCGCCGGCCACGACGTGCTCCTCTCCGACATCGACATCGCGCGCGCCAACGCGGGCAAGGCGGGCATCGCCAAGGCGCTCGGCCGTCTGGTGTCAAAAGAAAAGACGACACAGGCCGACGCCGACGCGCTGCTGGGCCGCATCACCCCCGTCGCCGACCATGCGGCCTTCGCCCCCGCCGATCTCGTGATCGAGGCGGCGACCGAGCGCGAGGAAATCAAGCGGACGATCTTCGCCAGCGTCGGCCAACATCTGTCGGCGACCGCGATCCTCGCTTCGAACACCAGTTCGATCCCGATCACGCGTCTCGCGCAGGCTGCGCCCGACCCGGCGCGCTTCATCGGCGTGCATTTCTTCAACCCGGTGCCCGTCATGGGCCTGATCGAACTGATCCGCGGTCTCGCGACGAGCGCCGATACGCTGGCAAAGGTCGAGGCCTTCGGCCGCGGGCTCGGCAAGGAAATCGTCCACGCCAACGACGCGCCGGGCTTCATCGTCAATCGCGTGCTGATGCCGATGATCAATGAAGCGGTGTTCGCGCTCGGCGAAGGCGTCGCGACGATGCAAGACATCGACACCGGCTGCCGCCTCGGCCTCAATCATCCGATGGGCCCGATCACGCTCGCCGACTTCATCGGGCTCGACACCTGCCTCGAAATCATCCGCGTGCTCTACAGCGGCACCGGCGATCCGAAATTTCGCCCGGCGCCCTTGCTCGTCCAATATGTCGATGCGGGCTGGGTCGGCAAAAAGGCGGGCCGCGGTTTCTACGACTGGAGCGGTCCCGAGCCCCTGCCCACGCGGTGA
- a CDS encoding class I SAM-dependent methyltransferase has product MSGYDARTLAFYAAEAPVYAASGPTGAARHLDSFLDRLPESAKILELGCGGGRDAAHMIARGFMVDPTDGVAEIAIQAEARLGRPVRVMRFGELAVAERYDAIWASASLLHVPRGDLPDVLARIHRALKPGGLHFASYKGGGREGRDRFGRYFNYFAREELEAAYRDAAPWDGLDLTEGLGGGYDGVQGPWVQIIARRAL; this is encoded by the coding sequence GTGAGTGGCTACGACGCCCGGACCCTTGCCTTCTATGCGGCCGAAGCGCCGGTTTATGCGGCGTCGGGCCCGACGGGCGCCGCGCGTCATCTCGATTCCTTCCTCGACCGGTTGCCCGAAAGCGCCAAGATTCTCGAACTCGGCTGCGGTGGCGGCCGCGATGCCGCGCACATGATCGCGCGCGGCTTCATGGTCGATCCGACGGATGGAGTGGCCGAGATCGCGATTCAGGCCGAGGCCCGGCTCGGCAGGCCGGTTCGTGTGATGCGCTTCGGCGAACTCGCCGTCGCCGAACGCTACGATGCCATATGGGCGTCGGCCAGCTTGCTCCATGTTCCGCGTGGCGATCTTCCCGACGTACTTGCGCGCATCCATCGCGCACTAAAGCCCGGCGGACTGCATTTCGCGAGCTACAAGGGTGGCGGACGCGAAGGGAGAGACCGTTTCGGACGCTATTTCAACTATTTTGCGCGCGAGGAACTCGAAGCCGCTTATCGTGACGCCGCACCCTGGGATGGCCTCGATCTCACGGAAGGGCTTGGCGGTGGCTATGACGGGGTGCAGGGGCCATGGGTTCAAATTATCGCGCGCCGCGCCCTATAG
- a CDS encoding MliC family protein, producing MRTTSAFAAGAAILALAACSSVPPRNTGTSYECNAGTRLKVDYVGDGAIVRVNGGRTLVLKSTPANRGQIYENKSGVRLQRNGNEVTWNTAARSAPERCRVVYTPL from the coding sequence ATGAGGACGACATCTGCTTTCGCGGCGGGCGCCGCAATTCTCGCGCTTGCCGCCTGTTCATCGGTGCCGCCGCGCAACACCGGCACCAGCTATGAATGCAACGCGGGCACACGGCTCAAGGTCGATTATGTCGGCGACGGCGCGATCGTGCGCGTCAACGGCGGGCGGACGCTCGTGCTCAAATCAACGCCAGCGAACCGCGGCCAGATTTACGAGAACAAGAGCGGCGTGCGGCTGCAGCGCAACGGCAATGAGGTGACATGGAACACCGCGGCGCGCTCAGCGCCCGAGCGCTGCCGCGTTGTCTACACGCCGCTCTGA
- a CDS encoding NupC/NupG family nucleoside CNT transporter yields MERLIGLLGIVVLLAIAVLFSSNRRWIRPRIVVPAFLLQAGFAVLVIGTPWGRAVIQAMSNGVSNLLGYAKAGTDFIFGPLASPEMGANSFAIAALPVIIFFASLISILYYLGIMQLVIKWVGGAIQKVTGITKVESLGAAANIFVGQSESPLVIRPYLAGLTPSQLFTIMTVGMAGVAGTILGAYASMIGEQLLPYLLAASFMSAPGGILMAKIMMPDDPKDLGIEPVIMPEASHDEEKPANIIMAAAQGAQTGVKLAVAVGAMVLAFVALVALANGLLAGIGGWFGYEGLSFQAVIGTIFRPVMWLMGVPWDESATVGGLFGSKIVLNEFVAFIDLGKVQGDMSMAAVAIATFALCGFANFSSIAIQMAVTGGLAPNQRPMIAKLGLKALLAGSLSNLMSAALAGLMLGIAPPLATPPNERPVPEASASASASASTPETAELATSPKTAP; encoded by the coding sequence ATGGAACGCCTGATCGGTCTGCTCGGAATCGTCGTATTGCTTGCGATTGCCGTGCTTTTTTCATCGAACCGCCGCTGGATTCGCCCGCGCATCGTCGTTCCCGCCTTCCTGCTCCAGGCCGGTTTCGCAGTGCTCGTAATCGGCACGCCATGGGGGCGCGCGGTGATCCAGGCGATGTCGAACGGCGTGTCGAACCTGCTGGGCTATGCCAAGGCGGGCACCGATTTCATCTTCGGCCCGCTCGCGTCGCCCGAAATGGGGGCGAACAGCTTCGCGATCGCGGCGCTTCCCGTGATCATCTTCTTCGCCTCGCTAATCTCGATCCTCTATTATCTCGGCATCATGCAGCTGGTGATCAAATGGGTCGGCGGCGCGATTCAGAAGGTCACCGGAATCACCAAGGTCGAAAGCCTCGGCGCCGCGGCGAACATCTTCGTCGGCCAGTCCGAATCGCCGCTGGTCATCCGTCCCTATCTCGCCGGCCTCACCCCTTCGCAGCTCTTCACTATCATGACGGTCGGCATGGCGGGCGTCGCGGGCACCATCCTCGGCGCCTATGCGAGCATGATCGGCGAGCAGTTGCTCCCCTATTTGCTCGCGGCAAGCTTCATGTCGGCGCCCGGCGGCATATTGATGGCCAAGATCATGATGCCCGACGATCCGAAGGATCTCGGCATCGAGCCGGTGATCATGCCCGAGGCCAGCCACGACGAGGAAAAGCCCGCGAACATCATCATGGCGGCGGCGCAGGGCGCGCAGACCGGCGTCAAGCTCGCCGTCGCGGTCGGCGCAATGGTTCTTGCCTTCGTCGCGCTCGTCGCGCTTGCCAACGGGCTGCTCGCCGGCATCGGCGGCTGGTTCGGCTATGAAGGCCTCTCGTTCCAGGCGGTGATCGGCACGATCTTTCGCCCGGTGATGTGGCTGATGGGCGTGCCGTGGGACGAAAGCGCGACCGTCGGCGGACTGTTCGGCAGCAAGATCGTGCTCAACGAATTCGTCGCCTTCATCGACCTCGGCAAGGTGCAAGGCGACATGTCGATGGCTGCCGTCGCGATCGCCACCTTTGCACTTTGCGGATTCGCCAATTTCAGCTCGATCGCTATCCAGATGGCGGTGACCGGCGGGCTCGCCCCAAACCAGCGCCCGATGATCGCCAAGCTCGGCCTGAAGGCGCTGCTCGCCGGCAGCCTGTCGAACCTGATGTCGGCGGCGCTCGCTGGACTGATGCTCGGTATCGCGCCGCCGCTCGCGACACCTCCCAACGAACGCCCCGTGCCCGAAGCATCGGCATCGGCATCGGCATCCGCCTCGACACCCGAAACGGCGGAATTGGCAACGTCCCCCAAGACGGCGCCCTGA
- a CDS encoding queuosine precursor transporter: protein MTEPTSAALPRTLSPSLFLFSIVYGGMVVLAGVLGNKQVALGGWLAVEAGIFAFLILVALSSAVSELHGQSVANRLVLWGFVPLVLSIMLTALVLALPASPEMQPERLAAFDMVLGQSPRLMAAGIVAYGTSQFLNVTIFSKLRGREAADTGTTWLAIRGAIASALSQIVDTLLFVTIAFYGVFPIANLMGGQMLAKVALSVLVIPFVITGLVALGRSLDAKNAG from the coding sequence ATGACCGAACCGACCTCGGCGGCGCTGCCGCGCACGCTTTCACCCTCGCTCTTCCTTTTCTCGATCGTCTATGGCGGCATGGTCGTGCTCGCCGGCGTGCTCGGGAACAAGCAGGTGGCCTTGGGCGGCTGGCTCGCGGTCGAGGCGGGTATCTTCGCATTCCTGATCCTCGTTGCCCTGTCGAGCGCAGTGTCGGAACTGCACGGGCAATCGGTCGCGAACCGGCTCGTCCTTTGGGGTTTCGTCCCGCTGGTGCTGTCGATCATGCTGACCGCGCTGGTGCTCGCGCTTCCGGCGTCGCCCGAAATGCAGCCCGAACGGCTCGCCGCGTTTGACATGGTCCTCGGCCAGAGCCCGCGGCTGATGGCGGCGGGGATCGTCGCCTATGGCACCTCGCAATTTCTGAACGTTACCATCTTCAGCAAGCTCCGGGGACGCGAAGCCGCCGACACGGGCACGACCTGGCTTGCTATTCGGGGTGCGATCGCCAGCGCCCTGAGCCAGATCGTCGATACGTTGCTGTTCGTCACCATCGCCTTTTACGGCGTGTTCCCGATCGCGAACCTGATGGGCGGGCAGATGCTCGCCAAGGTGGCGCTTTCGGTGCTCGTCATTCCTTTCGTCATCACCGGGCTGGTCGCACTCGGCCGCAGCCTCGATGCGAAGAACGCCGGATGA
- the argB gene encoding acetylglutamate kinase: MISMTDPSKMPDLLAKAETLVEALPYLQRYAGQTFVIKYGGHAMGDPEAQRDFAEDVVLLKAVGINPVVVHGGGPQIGAMLKQLGIESTFVGGLRVTDAATAEVAEMVLAGKINKEIVSWIAGLGGRAVGISGKDANLVLAEKVSRTEPDPNSGIERHVDLGFVGEPVAVDPTILVNLTNDNFIPVVAPVALGADGATYNINADTMAGAIAGALGAKRFFLLTDVAGVLDKSGALLTDLDRAAIDGLKGDGTITGGMIPKVDTCVAAVDAGVEAAVILDGRIPHAMLLEIFTARGAGTLIHR; this comes from the coding sequence ATGATATCGATGACCGATCCCTCGAAAATGCCCGATCTGCTCGCCAAGGCCGAAACGCTCGTCGAGGCGCTGCCCTATTTGCAGCGCTATGCGGGTCAGACCTTCGTGATCAAATATGGGGGCCATGCGATGGGCGATCCCGAGGCGCAGCGCGACTTCGCCGAGGATGTCGTGCTCTTGAAGGCCGTCGGCATCAACCCGGTTGTCGTCCATGGCGGCGGGCCGCAGATTGGCGCGATGCTGAAACAGCTCGGGATCGAATCGACGTTCGTCGGCGGCCTCCGCGTCACCGACGCCGCGACCGCCGAGGTCGCCGAGATGGTTCTTGCGGGCAAGATCAACAAGGAAATCGTCAGCTGGATCGCAGGACTCGGCGGCCGCGCGGTCGGCATTTCGGGTAAAGACGCGAACCTCGTGCTGGCCGAAAAGGTCAGCCGCACCGAGCCGGATCCCAATTCGGGGATCGAGCGCCACGTCGACCTCGGCTTCGTCGGTGAACCCGTCGCGGTCGACCCGACGATCCTTGTCAACCTGACGAACGACAATTTCATCCCTGTTGTCGCGCCTGTCGCGCTCGGCGCCGATGGCGCGACCTATAATATCAACGCCGACACGATGGCGGGCGCGATCGCGGGTGCTCTCGGCGCGAAGCGTTTCTTCCTGCTCACCGACGTCGCCGGTGTGCTCGACAAGTCTGGCGCGCTGCTCACCGACCTTGATCGCGCCGCGATCGACGGGCTGAAGGGCGACGGCACAATCACCGGCGGAATGATCCCGAAGGTGGACACCTGCGTCGCCGCGGTCGATGCGGGGGTCGAGGCGGCGGTCATCCTCGACGGGCGCATTCCGCACGCGATGCTGCTCGAAATTTTCACCGCGAGGGGTGCGGGGACGCTCATTCACCGCTAA
- a CDS encoding YggT family protein: MLLDILSILLNILWWIIIVQAVMSWLIAFNVINTHNDFVGQLWHVLDRITEPLYRPFRRIMPDFGGIDLTPMVVLILLIIIQGPVMAYLYRLGVQTGMA; encoded by the coding sequence ATGCTTCTCGATATTCTGTCGATCCTGCTCAACATCCTCTGGTGGATCATCATCGTCCAGGCCGTGATGTCGTGGCTGATCGCGTTCAACGTCATCAACACGCACAATGATTTCGTGGGGCAGCTCTGGCACGTCCTCGACCGGATCACCGAGCCGCTGTACCGCCCGTTCCGGCGCATCATGCCCGATTTCGGAGGCATCGACCTGACGCCGATGGTGGTGCTGATCTTGCTCATCATCATCCAGGGCCCGGTCATGGCCTATCTGTACCGGCTCGGCGTCCAGACCGGGATGGCCTGA
- the folD gene encoding bifunctional methylenetetrahydrofolate dehydrogenase/methenyltetrahydrofolate cyclohydrolase FolD has product MTGSVPATKSIDGKAFAAGLRARIADAVPAFRAATGRAPGLAVVLVGDDPASAVYVGSKGKATVAAGMESFEHRLPATATQDEVEALLAALNADEAVDGILLQLPLPGHLDEQAAVATIDPDKDVDGLTPVSAGRLALGIAGMVPCTPYGCLLLLQDRLGDLSGKDAIVVGRSILVGKPMGQLLLGANCTVTMAHSRTRDLPDLVRRADIVVAAVGRAEMVKGDWIKPGAIVIDVGINRLPPAQGEAKGRLVGDVDYAAAAAVADAITPVPGGVGPMTIACLLRNTLVAAHRRAGLADPEGF; this is encoded by the coding sequence ATGACAGGTTCCGTACCCGCCACCAAATCGATCGACGGCAAGGCCTTCGCCGCGGGCTTGCGCGCGCGGATCGCCGACGCGGTTCCGGCGTTTCGCGCGGCGACGGGGCGAGCGCCGGGGCTTGCCGTGGTTCTTGTCGGCGACGATCCGGCGAGCGCGGTCTATGTCGGGTCGAAAGGCAAGGCGACGGTCGCGGCGGGAATGGAAAGCTTCGAGCACCGCCTGCCCGCTACCGCGACGCAGGATGAGGTCGAAGCGCTGCTCGCGGCGCTCAACGCCGACGAGGCGGTTGACGGCATCCTCCTGCAACTCCCGCTCCCCGGCCATCTCGACGAACAGGCGGCGGTTGCGACGATCGACCCCGACAAGGATGTCGACGGGCTGACCCCGGTCAGCGCGGGCCGCCTCGCGCTCGGCATAGCTGGAATGGTGCCCTGCACGCCCTACGGCTGTCTGCTGCTGCTCCAGGACCGGCTCGGCGACCTGTCGGGCAAGGACGCGATCGTCGTCGGGCGCTCGATCCTCGTCGGCAAGCCGATGGGGCAATTGCTGCTCGGCGCCAATTGCACCGTGACGATGGCGCATAGCCGCACCCGCGACCTGCCCGACCTCGTTCGCCGCGCCGATATCGTCGTCGCCGCGGTCGGCCGCGCCGAAATGGTGAAGGGCGACTGGATCAAACCCGGCGCGATCGTGATCGACGTTGGCATCAACCGTCTGCCGCCCGCGCAGGGCGAAGCCAAGGGGCGGCTCGTCGGCGACGTCGACTATGCCGCGGCGGCGGCGGTGGCCGATGCGATCACGCCGGTGCCCGGCGGCGTCGGTCCCATGACCATCGCATGCCTGCTGCGCAACACGCTGGTCGCCGCGCATCGCCGCGCGGGCCTTGCCGATCCCGAGGGTTTTTGA
- a CDS encoding MarC family protein: protein MIDLFISAFVTLFVVIDPPGCAPIYASLTTGASAQQRRSMAIRATIIAGLILVFFAMFGEALLSFLHIDLDSFRIAGGIMLFIIAIDMVFEKRTERREQRAEKVMATPEIEDVSVFPMAMPMLAGPGSIASVMLLVSQNNGLERAFVIFGALLLVLLLTLAALLAAGPLMRLIGNKGEAVITRLLGVLLAALAAQFVIDGLKASFPSLT, encoded by the coding sequence ATGATCGACCTTTTCATCTCGGCCTTCGTTACGTTGTTCGTCGTGATCGATCCGCCGGGCTGCGCGCCGATCTACGCCAGCCTGACCACCGGCGCCAGCGCGCAGCAGCGCCGCTCGATGGCGATCCGTGCGACGATCATCGCCGGCCTGATCCTCGTCTTTTTCGCGATGTTCGGCGAAGCCTTGCTCAGCTTCCTCCATATCGATCTCGACAGTTTCCGCATCGCGGGCGGCATCATGTTGTTCATCATCGCGATCGACATGGTGTTCGAAAAGCGCACCGAACGTCGCGAACAGCGTGCCGAGAAGGTCATGGCCACCCCCGAGATCGAGGATGTGTCGGTCTTTCCGATGGCGATGCCGATGCTCGCGGGGCCGGGGTCGATCGCCTCGGTGATGTTGCTCGTGTCGCAGAATAACGGGCTTGAGCGGGCTTTCGTCATCTTTGGCGCGCTGCTGCTCGTGCTGCTGCTGACGCTCGCGGCGCTGCTTGCGGCAGGGCCGCTGATGCGCCTCATCGGGAACAAGGGTGAGGCTGTAATCACGCGCCTGCTTGGCGTGCTGCTTGCGGCGCTCGCGGCGCAATTCGTGATCGACGGGCTGAAAGCCAGCTTCCCGAGCCTGACATAA
- a CDS encoding OmpA family protein, translating into MNSRTIKLTILTSIGAIALTGCVTDPVTGERKISKAAIGGVGGALGGYLLGDLIGGKNSRTEEIVGAGIGAVAGAGVGYYMDQQEKKLRERTAGTGIDVERQGDQLVLNMPGDVTFDLNSAMVKSQFRSALDNVASTLAEYPSTYIDVYGHTDSTGSDTYNQGLSERRAASVADYLAGRGIQRARMATLGYGESQLKCSPEQSEADYQCNRRVEIRIAPVTQADVNAAQ; encoded by the coding sequence ATGAACAGCAGGACAATCAAGCTCACCATTTTGACCAGCATCGGCGCAATCGCGCTGACCGGTTGCGTCACCGACCCGGTGACCGGGGAAAGGAAAATATCGAAAGCCGCGATCGGCGGTGTCGGCGGCGCGCTAGGTGGCTATCTGCTCGGCGACCTGATCGGCGGCAAGAACAGCCGCACCGAGGAAATTGTCGGGGCGGGCATCGGCGCGGTCGCAGGCGCAGGTGTCGGCTATTATATGGACCAGCAGGAAAAGAAGCTGCGCGAACGCACGGCGGGCACCGGCATCGACGTCGAGCGTCAGGGCGACCAGCTTGTGCTCAACATGCCGGGCGACGTGACCTTCGACCTCAACAGCGCGATGGTGAAGTCGCAGTTCCGCAGCGCGCTCGACAATGTCGCCTCGACGCTCGCCGAATATCCGAGCACCTATATCGACGTTTACGGCCACACCGATTCGACCGGCAGCGATACCTATAACCAAGGGCTGTCCGAACGCCGCGCCGCATCGGTCGCCGATTATCTGGCGGGCCGCGGCATCCAGCGCGCGCGCATGGCGACGCTAGGCTATGGCGAATCGCAGCTCAAATGCTCGCCCGAGCAGAGCGAGGCCGACTATCAGTGCAACCGCCGCGTCGAAATCCGCATCGCGCCGGTCACGCAGGCCGACGTCAACGCCGCGCAATAA